The nucleotide window CGAGATCATAACGTTTGCCTCCGGAAACCTGTGAATCAAAAACACCTAAGAGTGCGGCCTGAAGATTTTCATGACCGGAAAGATCAAAGACTACTTTATCCGGATCATGAAGCCAGTCCAAATCACGCCAAACCTCGCAGCCATATAGCTCTTTAGGACGGATCTCTTTGGGCATCCTGCGAATGGCCGCAATCAATTTGAGCAGTACACCGATATGGGTATCATGTTTGTCGGCCGGATTGTGGGTGTATATTTTTTCAGGCCGGGCAGCGTCTAAAATCGTGTAGAGGTCGTCTACAACTGCGCTATTTTCCCCATCCTTTACAGCACTGCTGGGATGATTGAGTAAAAACTGTACGCTGTAATCTCCGATGATCGCTGCTTTTTTCTGTTCTTCTCGACGAATCACCGCCATTTCATCATCGCTGAGAGAGGCATACAATCCCGTGCGGGGCGATCCTTTCCCATCCGTGACGACGACAGCAGAAAACCATTGGTCTTTACGCTGAAAGCAGTTCAAAATACCGTCGAAAGCCATGATCTCCAAGTCATCTTGGTGTGCACCCACTGCAAGATGGGTAGTCCGCACAGCCGCGCTGTCAAGAGTGGTGCCGTCAGGCACAAAGGCTTCTGCAGAAGAAACTGTAAAACGCATATAAACCTCCTGTACTACAAAATTAATGCTTATTTTTATATAATTCGGACTTACATCTAGGTTATATAGCAAGCCCCTG belongs to Candidatus Hydrogenedentota bacterium and includes:
- a CDS encoding PIG-L family deacetylase, with translation MRFTVSSAEAFVPDGTTLDSAAVRTTHLAVGAHQDDLEIMAFDGILNCFQRKDQWFSAVVVTDGKGSPRTGLYASLSDDEMAVIRREEQKKAAIIGDYSVQFLLNHPSSAVKDGENSAVVDDLYTILDAARPEKIYTHNPADKHDTHIGVLLKLIAAIRRMPKEIRPKELYGCEVWRDLDWLHDPDKVVFDLSGHENLQAALLGVFDSQVSGGKRYDLATLGRRRAHATFFASHNVDAATAVSFAMNLTPLLEDDSLTAEQLFQRYLQRFAEEVGNRMKALGQ